The genomic window ATAACAACTTCAACTAAATCGTCAAAAATGACGCTCATAGCTTTTTCAGAGAAAGCTTCTGTAAACAAGTTACTATCTTTAGCAACTAATGATTCAAGCGAATGTGTCAAAACATCCAAACCTGAATATGCTGATACTGATGCAGGTGCACTCATAACTAGTTCTGGGTACAACAATGAGATATCAGGTGTTAAGTAATCTTCCATGATTGGGAACTTAACATTGTTCTTCTCATCAGTAATAACAGCTGTGTTTGTAACTTCTGAACCAGTACCACTAGTTGTAGGGATACCGATAAAGCAGCCGATCTTTTGATCAACGACTTTTTCACCGAAGAAACGAATTGCCTTAGCTGTATCGATGGCTGAACCACCACCGACAGCGATCATGATCGTAGGTTTAACTTTTTCAAAAACGCCAACGCCCTCAATAATATTTGTTAATGGAGGATTAGGCTTAACGTCTGAAAAGACCTCAACATGATTGTTAGCATGAAAATGACTACGGATCTTGTTTAATTCTTCGCTACCATCAAGAAATGGATCACAAACCAAAAGGATCGTTTGATCTTTAATGGCATCGAGTGTATCGAGACTATCTTTGCCAGAGATTACATGTGGCTTTAAACTGAAATCTACTACCATTATTTACACTCCCTTTTTAGTTGTTCCAAGTCTTCAATGAGAATCCTTGTGGTGAGTTTAATCTACGACGACGTGTGAATGACTTAGCAGTCGTTGTACCTTCACCAGTTGGTGTAGCGATTGTAAGTGCTGATGCACCTGTAAATCCAACACCAGTACCTGAATATGTAGGACCATTAACAACAAAGATTGAAGTGTTCATACGGTGAGCAGCTTTGTTGATTTGAACCAAGTTGTTTGAGTGGATTGAAGCTGTATGGTGGTTTCCACCTTCAACGTAAACGGCTGTCTTCAAAACAGAGTCAAAGTCAGGTTCGCAAACTACTGGAATGATAGGCATTAACATTTCTGTCAATGTAAATGGATGATCTTTGTCAGCTTCCAAGATGATGATCTTAGGCTTGCCTGTGTATGAAATATGAGCTTCGTCAAGAATGAATGTAGCATCTTTACCAACGAACTTACGGTTAGGTGTACCGTTCTTGTTGATTGTCATATCGATCATACGGTCGATGTCAGCTTTGTTAGATACCATGAAGGCACCTTCTGCTTCCATCTTTTGGATCAATTCATCTTTAACAGGTTTTTCAACGACAACTTCTTTTTCAGCTGTACATAAAATATCATTATCAAATGAAGCTGAATCAACAATGTTGTGAGCAGCTAAATCAATGTCAGCTGTTGCATCAACGATTGCTGGAGGGTTACCAGCACCAGCACCGATTGCTTTCTTACCACTTGTCATGGCTTGATGAACAACGGCTGGACCACCAGTAACTGATAAGGCAGCGATGTCAGGATGTTTCATCATTGTTTGAACAGCTTCGATTGAAGGTTCTTTGATACCTGTAACTAAGTTCTTAAGACCAGTTGCTTGATATACAAATTCGTTCAATTTTTCGATTGTCCAACGAGTGATGTTCTTTGCCCCTGGGTGAGCACCGAAGTATACAGTGTTACCACCAGCAAGCATCATGATACCGTTAGCAATAACAGTTTCTGAAGGGTTAGTTGATGGTCCAACAGCACCAATAACACCATAAGGTGCATATTCGTACATGATCAAACCACCATCGCCTGTTTCAGCTTCTGGTTGAAGAATTTCAGGACCAGGTGTGTTATACAAAGCATTGTTTAACTTAGCAATCTTTGCTTCGACAGTACCCATACCTGTTTCTTCTTTAATTTGTTTAGCCATCCATTCGATGTATGGCTTGAAACCTGTTTTAATAGCATCGATAACTTTGTTTCTTGTTTCGATTGATGCATCGATATATGAATCTTCTGCAACTTTTGCAGCTGCAATAGCATCGTCAACATTATCAAAAATACCATTTTCGCCTGAATCAGCAGATCCATTGCTTGAACTACCGTTTGTAGCATTTTGTAATTCTTCGCTTAGGATGCTTCTAATTTTATCTTCTAAATTATCCATTATTTAAGTCCTTCCAAAATATAGTTGACGATTGTTAGACTGACAGCTTGGTCTTCCTCAACAGCACCGCCACTTACTCCTACTGAGCCAATGATTTGGTTATTAACGATAATTGGATTACCACCAGCAAATGATGCTAATTTTCCATCCAACATGCCACCCATTTGATACAAAGGTGCACCTGGTTGAATTTGATCGCTAATATCTTTAGTAGGCATCTTCATGGCTACAGCTGACCATGCCTTTTTAGGAGCTAGTTCCAAGCTGACCATGTTTGCGTTTGGCATATGATACATCAAAATTGGTTGTGCATATGCATCAGTAATGCACATCGTTACGCCAACGTTCATATCATTTGCTTTTTTCTCACCGGCATCTAGAGCCTTCTGAAGATTGTGTCTGTCAAAGGCTGAAGTGCCATCAGTGTTTTTAATTGAGCTTTGCATTTTTACAAAAATATTTTCTGGTGTCATCGTTAATTCACTTCTTTCTTATATGTTTCAAGAATTTTATCAACTAAGCCTTCTAACTGATCGACATAATCTTCGTCTCTGGCCAAGATGTATAGAAAATCTGATAAACGGTTCACGTATTTCAAAACATCGGGACGGATCGTAGTCTCATCGTTTAGATGATCGACCAGCCTCTCAGCTCTACGACATACAGAACGGCATAAATGCAAATGCGCACCGGCTACACTTCGTCCAGGCAAAATGAACTCGTGTAGAACTGGTAATTTTGCAGTGTATTCATCAATAACATTTTCAAGTAGTTTTGTATCGTCGGCGCCGATACTTTTACTATTTTTGTAAAAGTTAGCGGCATCTTCGTTGGCCAATTCACCCGCAACGATAAAAAGATTGTTTTGAATCGTATCAAGAAGTTCTATGTTTTTTGGATCTTTACAAAACTTTTGTGCAACACTGATCTGACTATTTAACTCGTCAATGGAACCGTATGTTTCAACTCGTAATGAGTACTTCTTAACTCGAGTTCCGTCATACAGAGAAGTCTTACCTTTGTCGCCCTTTTTTGTATAAATTCCCATAATCTGTTCCTCTACTTATCAAACCTATCGATTATTCCTACAATTGCAGAATCACTGGCCTCATTTCTAACTGGACCATTTTTTGTATCAGAGATTCGAGCAGCTGCACCTCTTACTAATAGAACAGCCTCACCAATACCTGCGCCGACAGTGTCGATTGACACCTCTTCGCAACGTACCGGATTTTTTGCACTATCGATTGGTTGGACGATCATTAACTTTTTACCGACCAATGAATGGGCCTTTTGAGTAGATACAACACTACCAACCACAATTCCCATGTACATTTTCTTCAATCCTTTCAACTGTTTCTATTTTTCTAGAATATAATTCTTCTTTGGCGTAATCCGTGATCAATTGATGGTGACTCTTCAACAGATAGCTGCCATTATCTAAAAACATAACGTCGTTTCTAGTAATAGCTGATCTTTGAATTGCATTAATTGACTTATCATCTTTGCTGATAAAAGCAAACGGTGTTCGGACAACCAAATTCCAAGGCAACAACTGTAAATCTGAAAATCCGAGTTTCATTTCAAATTCAACATCATAACTTAAACCTTTTTGAATCCAATCGACCCAAGGATTTTTCAAATTAAAATCATTCAAATCACGAACTAATGACAAGTCCAGTGACGACACGATGGCTTTTTTATTTGCCAAAAAAACTTCAGCATTGGGTACTTGGCCCGTACTTTCAACCTTAAAAGTGTTATGTGATCTAGTTTCGATGACTTTCATCACGGTATCGATCAATTTATCTTGATCATTATTCATCTAGGTCACCACCATTTCTAAAAGGTCTATTTGTTGTCATCATCTTGGATGATGTAAGCTTTTGTATCACTTTGAACGTTAGCTGCATTAGCTTCGTCAGTATCAATATGCATTTCAGTAACGAAGTCTTTTCTAGGTCTAGCAACAACATCTTCAAAAATTGTCTTACGATCTTTTGAACGTACTTCAACTTTGACGATATCACCGTATTTGAGACCATACTTGTCAGCATCTGCTAAGCTCATGTGGATGTGACGCTTTGCAGCGATAACACCTTGAACTTGAATCTCAGCATTTGGTGATTTAACAGTAATTGATGGAGCACCATCAAGATTACCTGACAAGCGAATAGGAGCATCAATGTTTAATTGACGAGCTTCTGTTCTTGAAATTTCAACTTGTGAATGACTTCTTGCTGGTCCAAGAAGTCTGACATGGTTAACTTGGAAACCGTTAGGTCCAATAAGATCAACGGTTTGCTTTGCAGCAAAGTCAGCAGGTTGTTTCAATTGACGATACAATTCAAACTTTTGACCTGGGAACAATGTGGCAAAGTCTTCTTCTGAAAGGTGGATATGGTGATTTGAAACACCAATTGGAATTCCACCATCATCTTTGTTTAATTCTTCGCTAATGATTCTACGAATCGTTTCGCGTAGTTGTTCGTCATTCATACGTGTTCCTCCACTCTAGTAATTACAGATTATTTGTTGTTTGGTAAGATTTTTTCAACATCTGCGTGTGGACGAGGGATTACGTAGCTTGATACAACTTCTCCAACTTCTTCAGCTGATGAAGTACCTGCATCAACGGCAGCTTTAACAGCACCAACATCACCACGAACGATAACTGTTACTAATCCTGAACCAATTTTTTCGTATCCTTCAAGAGATACGTTAGCAGCCTTAACCATAGCATCGGCAGCTTCAATAGCACCTACTAAACCTTTTGTTTCGATCATTCCTAAAGCGTTATTCATAATTGTTTCCTCCGAGTTTATTTTTTCTTATTGTTGTTCGAATTGTTTGTTCTTGTGTTTCTAGTGCTTCTTGTACGTCTTGTTGTAGTTGACTTCGAGTTGGAACTTGTCTCGTCTTTTGTCTCTGCTTTTTCAGTCTTGTCTGATTCAGCTTTTTCATCATCAGATTCTGTTTCTGGAGCAATTGGTGCGCCGCTCTTTGCATAACTGAATTCAGCTAAATCATTAGCTGGTCTAGCAATAACTCTAGACGATACAAAGTTTCCAACTTGTTGGGCCTTGTCTTCACCAGCTTGTACACTGGCGTTAACAGCGCCAACGTCACCTGTAACATAAACAGTCATCCAGCCGTCGCCTCTGGCACGTTCAACTTTTTCAATTTGAACGTCAGCAGTTTTGACCATTGCATCAGCAACATATACGGCTGTTGAATAACCAACAACTTCGACTAATCCAAGGGATTCACTCATTTTTATTCACCCTTTTCTTTTATGTCTTTAAATGGAACGCCTTTTACTAAACGTGCAGCATTAGTTCCCAAATGATTGATATCTTCTTGATCTGAAATATTTACTTTAAAAAGTGGTTCCATCTCTGGAAGATTTTTTTGATGTAAATATGCGAAGTTATCATCGTAAGCTAAACCAACACCTAATTGTGAAGCTAATGCAGCTTGGTATGCCTTTTGAACCGTTGACATGCTTGATAGATTCTCGATGTCGTCATCGTTGATCTCGCGAAAAGGAATTCCTTCCTCCTCGATTCCATACAGGGCTGTTTGAAATAATCTTGAATTGTCAGCTTTTGCAATAAATATTTCAGGCTTTTTTACATCCATTATTTATTCCTCAAACTTTCTGCATACGATAATATCAAGCCAGTTGCAACGGCATTACGTGGGCCTTCGATTGCTCGAATGTTTCCACGTCCAGCAACCAAGTTGTAATGCGATAATTCATCAGTAACTAATTGTGGAATTTCAAAGTCTAGTGCAGACCCTCCGACAATAACTACGAATGGAATATCACGAATATTTCCAGTTGGAGAAACATGCTTCAATGCACGAATGGCATTTTCAACAAAGACACGTTTCTTAGCTGTTTGTCTGATAGTTTTAATTTTTTCAATACTTAGATCACCAGGCACTGGGACAAAACCGTCAGGCTTAACAACAACTGTCTTAGCAAATAAATTACCAGGCAATGCTTTGTCAAAGAACTGAACGCTTCCGTCTTCGTGGCGAATGAAGAACAAACTTTCTACTTTTGCTAGCGGATATTTTTTAATATCTTCAGCTAAGTAAATATCGTCTAATCCTAGTTCAGAATTGATGATCATTGAAACCATATCACCGGCACCTGCCAAGTGAATCGCAACAGATTCGCCATCAGGATTGATGATCGATGCATCAGTCGAACCAGCACCCAAGTCCAAAATGGCCATTGGAGCTGATGTTCCTGGCGTAGTTAAGGCACCAAGAATAGCTGATTGAGCTTCAGCACCACCAATTTCAACGTGGACACCAAAGGCTTTTTCCATTTCATCTGCGATCATTGACATCTGCAAATGATCTGACTTAACCATTGATGCGATTCCAACAGCTTGTTCCATTGAGAACTCGCCTGCCAGACCACCTTTAACGTTGATTGGAACTGAGGTGTTAACTGCAAGTAGATCTTGAATAGCAATGTCATCCATTTGCTTATCAGTCAACTTAGCCATCGTTTCACGAACACGCTCAAGCATGCCACCGATGTTAGTTCCGGCTTCACCT from Companilactobacillus sp. includes these protein-coding regions:
- a CDS encoding 1-propanol dehydrogenase PduQ, which codes for MVVDFSLKPHVISGKDSLDTLDAIKDQTILLVCDPFLDGSEELNKIRSHFHANNHVEVFSDVKPNPPLTNIIEGVGVFEKVKPTIMIAVGGGSAIDTAKAIRFFGEKVVDQKIGCFIGIPTTSGTGSEVTNTAVITDEKNNVKFPIMEDYLTPDISLLYPELVMSAPASVSAYSGLDVLTHSLESLVAKDSNLFTEAFSEKAMSVIFDDLVEVVMKQPKNYELRKTVHEASTAAGMAFNAAGLGFCHSIAHQLGAIFHVPHGLACAMTLPYVVEYNAAHSEEALHKYAAAARKCGLVGNGAGDKVAVRKIENTIHQMMSQMNCPKSLRAFGVDHNKAVKEADRVIEYAKKDGTFPGNPVVPSDDDLRAVYEKVIG
- a CDS encoding aldehyde dehydrogenase family protein — its product is MDNLEDKIRSILSEELQNATNGSSSNGSADSGENGIFDNVDDAIAAAKVAEDSYIDASIETRNKVIDAIKTGFKPYIEWMAKQIKEETGMGTVEAKIAKLNNALYNTPGPEILQPEAETGDGGLIMYEYAPYGVIGAVGPSTNPSETVIANGIMMLAGGNTVYFGAHPGAKNITRWTIEKLNEFVYQATGLKNLVTGIKEPSIEAVQTMMKHPDIAALSVTGGPAVVHQAMTSGKKAIGAGAGNPPAIVDATADIDLAAHNIVDSASFDNDILCTAEKEVVVEKPVKDELIQKMEAEGAFMVSNKADIDRMIDMTINKNGTPNRKFVGKDATFILDEAHISYTGKPKIIILEADKDHPFTLTEMLMPIIPVVCEPDFDSVLKTAVYVEGGNHHTASIHSNNLVQINKAAHRMNTSIFVVNGPTYSGTGVGFTGASALTIATPTGEGTTTAKSFTRRRRLNSPQGFSLKTWNN
- a CDS encoding GlcG/HbpS family heme-binding protein, which translates into the protein MTPENIFVKMQSSIKNTDGTSAFDRHNLQKALDAGEKKANDMNVGVTMCITDAYAQPILMYHMPNANMVSLELAPKKAWSAVAMKMPTKDISDQIQPGAPLYQMGGMLDGKLASFAGGNPIIVNNQIIGSVGVSGGAVEEDQAVSLTIVNYILEGLK
- a CDS encoding cob(I)yrinic acid a,c-diamide adenosyltransferase, translated to MGIYTKKGDKGKTSLYDGTRVKKYSLRVETYGSIDELNSQISVAQKFCKDPKNIELLDTIQNNLFIVAGELANEDAANFYKNSKSIGADDTKLLENVIDEYTAKLPVLHEFILPGRSVAGAHLHLCRSVCRRAERLVDHLNDETTIRPDVLKYVNRLSDFLYILARDEDYVDQLEGLVDKILETYKKEVN
- a CDS encoding EutN/CcmL family microcompartment protein translates to MGIVVGSVVSTQKAHSLVGKKLMIVQPIDSAKNPVRCEEVSIDTVGAGIGEAVLLVRGAAARISDTKNGPVRNEASDSAIVGIIDRFDK
- the pduM gene encoding PduM family microcompartment protein translates to MNNDQDKLIDTVMKVIETRSHNTFKVESTGQVPNAEVFLANKKAIVSSLDLSLVRDLNDFNLKNPWVDWIQKGLSYDVEFEMKLGFSDLQLLPWNLVVRTPFAFISKDDKSINAIQRSAITRNDVMFLDNGSYLLKSHHQLITDYAKEELYSRKIETVERIEENVHGNCGW
- the pduL gene encoding phosphate propanoyltransferase, whose product is MNDEQLRETIRRIISEELNKDDGGIPIGVSNHHIHLSEEDFATLFPGQKFELYRQLKQPADFAAKQTVDLIGPNGFQVNHVRLLGPARSHSQVEISRTEARQLNIDAPIRLSGNLDGAPSITVKSPNAEIQVQGVIAAKRHIHMSLADADKYGLKYGDIVKVEVRSKDRKTIFEDVVARPRKDFVTEMHIDTDEANAANVQSDTKAYIIQDDDNK
- a CDS encoding BMC domain-containing protein; protein product: MMNNALGMIETKGLVGAIEAADAMVKAANVSLEGYEKIGSGLVTVIVRGDVGAVKAAVDAGTSSAEEVGEVVSSYVIPRPHADVEKILPNNK
- a CDS encoding BMC domain-containing protein, producing the protein MSESLGLVEVVGYSTAVYVADAMVKTADVQIEKVERARGDGWMTVYVTGDVGAVNASVQAGEDKAQQVGNFVSSRVIARPANDLAEFSYAKSGAPIAPETESDDEKAESDKTEKAETKDETSSNSKSTTTRRTRSTRNTRTNNSNNNKKK
- a CDS encoding glycerol dehydratase reactivase beta/small subunit family protein; translated protein: MDVKKPEIFIAKADNSRLFQTALYGIEEEGIPFREINDDDIENLSSMSTVQKAYQAALASQLGVGLAYDDNFAYLHQKNLPEMEPLFKVNISDQEDINHLGTNAARLVKGVPFKDIKEKGE
- a CDS encoding diol dehydratase reactivase subunit alpha codes for the protein MQRVIGVDIGNSSTEVVLAEIANDGSINFINSNIAETTGIKGTKQNMMGIRNSINGLLTKSDITIDQVDLIRINEATPVIGDVAMETITETVITESTMIGHNPKTPGGVGVGIGYTIDIRDLAEKGQDGRDYVVIVPKELDFGDVAKLINTYWQHGYHITAAILQSDDGVLVDNRLDKTIPIVDEVAFIDKIPVNMLSAVEVADKGKVISQLSNPYGIATVFNLSSEETKNIVPVSRALIGNRSAVVIKTPKGDVKERVIPAGSITIHGKPAPKTVGLSGGANKIMEAVSSFDQIDDVTGEAGTNIGGMLERVRETMAKLTDKQMDDIAIQDLLAVNTSVPINVKGGLAGEFSMEQAVGIASMVKSDHLQMSMIADEMEKAFGVHVEIGGAEAQSAILGALTTPGTSAPMAILDLGAGSTDASIINPDGESVAIHLAGAGDMVSMIINSELGLDDIYLAEDIKKYPLAKVESLFFIRHEDGSVQFFDKALPGNLFAKTVVVKPDGFVPVPGDLSIEKIKTIRQTAKKRVFVENAIRALKHVSPTGNIRDIPFVVIVGGSALDFEIPQLVTDELSHYNLVAGRGNIRAIEGPRNAVATGLILSYAESLRNK